Proteins found in one Homalodisca vitripennis isolate AUS2020 chromosome 4, UT_GWSS_2.1, whole genome shotgun sequence genomic segment:
- the LOC124361464 gene encoding chaperonin CPN60, mitochondrial-like, whose product MSNLVLIFLLMNLNIVHNNDGDGWGGDKVVWTKFNLIPKPVLTNFTKSFHSVFKNSLTTKAPKISAKLNQTISRNVTVDKKGLLNVTNERKVPMDSITLSSKVVGFPEDRTVPNRRPLLTSTLPPADARRRRRPVIRYEEESEEEEDDEDEDDEEDITDEFDVDDDDDDEDEEEEEVEVVEEVPGATIDIKHEYEDASYVEPVAIKKTKRIKKKSKKYLKLKDFKKLRKFMLPLLLAYKLKFFTLIPLLLGGLVLIVGTTGFAGFFFALFAVGLGLQKNNHG is encoded by the exons atgtcaaatttagttttaatatttttattaatgaatttgaaCATCGTTCACAACAATGACGGTGACGGATGGGGTGGAGATAAAGTGGTTTGGACAAAATTCAATCTGATTCCAAAGCCGGTTTTAACGAACTTCACTAAAAGTTTTCATAGCGTTTTCAAAAACTCTTTGACGACGAAAGCGCCCAAGATCAGTGCCAAACTAAACCAGACAATCTCTAGGAACGTGACCGTCGACAAGAAAGGTTTATTGAATGTCACGAACGAGAGAAAGGTCCCGATGGACTCCATCACACTGTCCTCTAAAGTCGTCGGGTTCCCGGAAGACCGCACTGTGCCTAACCGAAGACCTCTGCTGACCTCCACGCTCCCGCCAGCCGACGCCCGGAGACGTCGAAGGCCCGTCATCAGGTACGAAGAGGAGTCCGAAGAGGAGGAGGATGATGAGGATGAAGATGATGAAGAAGACATAACAGATGAGTTCGATGTCGacgatgatgacgatgatgaggatgaagaggaggaggaggtggaggttGTCGAGGAGGTGCCAGGGGCGACAATTGATATCAAACATGAGTACGAGg atGCATCATACGTAGAACCAGTGGCCATCAAAAAGacgaaaagaataaaaaagaagtcTAAGAAGTACTTAAAACTAAAGGATTTCAAGAAACTGAGGAAGTTCATGCTGCCGCTGTTGTTGGCGTACAAGTTGAAGTTCTTCACTCTGATTCCCTTACTACTAGGAGGCCTTGTGCTAATAGTAGGTACGACGGGATTCGCAGGCTTCTTCTTCGCACTTTTTGCTGTCGGACTGGGACTGCAGAAGAACAACCATGGTTGA